A window of the Sulfitobacter sp. THAF37 genome harbors these coding sequences:
- a CDS encoding thiolase codes for MTTELRGKSAIVGTGHAGFGEAHGLTAYDVMAQSALAALGDAGLKLSDVDGLFCTMMEDSMPALMAAEYLGIQPRFIDGTMSGGSSFVNYLTSATMALDAGLCDVALIVYGSNQRTASGRLVTASRPPAYEAPYNPRYPISAYAMAAARHMHEYGTTREQLADVAVAARAWAQHNPEAFERGPLTREDVLGARMVGDPLTVRDCCLVTDGGGAIVMVRADRARDFPKVPVYVLGSATASSHRQISQMKDFTVTAARDSGARAFAAAGVTPADIQAVELYDAFTINTILFLEDLGFCAKGEGGAFVEGGRIAPGGVLPVNTNGGGLSCVHPGMYGIFTVIEAARQIRGDAPGIQSKDIDLALAHGNGGVLSSQVTAILGSQNTL; via the coding sequence ATGACCACAGAACTTCGGGGGAAATCCGCCATCGTGGGAACCGGTCATGCCGGTTTCGGAGAAGCCCATGGCCTGACGGCCTATGATGTCATGGCGCAATCTGCGCTTGCGGCGCTTGGCGATGCCGGGCTGAAACTGTCCGACGTCGACGGGCTGTTCTGCACCATGATGGAAGACAGCATGCCGGCGCTTATGGCGGCGGAGTATCTGGGCATCCAGCCCCGTTTCATTGATGGCACGATGTCGGGCGGTTCGTCCTTCGTAAACTACCTGACGTCCGCGACCATGGCGCTTGATGCCGGTCTGTGTGATGTCGCTCTTATCGTCTATGGCTCCAACCAGCGCACCGCATCGGGCAGACTCGTGACCGCTTCACGTCCGCCGGCCTACGAGGCGCCATATAATCCGCGCTATCCGATCTCGGCCTATGCGATGGCCGCAGCCCGGCACATGCATGAATATGGCACCACCCGAGAGCAGCTGGCCGACGTGGCCGTTGCTGCGCGGGCATGGGCACAACACAACCCCGAAGCGTTCGAGCGCGGCCCGCTGACCCGAGAAGACGTGTTGGGCGCGCGCATGGTGGGCGATCCATTGACCGTGCGCGACTGTTGTCTTGTCACCGACGGCGGTGGCGCGATCGTGATGGTCCGCGCGGACCGCGCACGGGATTTCCCCAAGGTGCCTGTCTATGTGCTGGGCAGTGCGACGGCAAGCTCGCACCGGCAGATTTCCCAGATGAAGGATTTCACCGTGACCGCGGCCCGCGACTCGGGCGCGCGCGCCTTTGCGGCGGCCGGAGTGACCCCTGCGGATATCCAGGCGGTCGAGCTCTATGATGCCTTCACCATCAACACGATTTTGTTTCTCGAAGATCTTGGGTTCTGCGCCAAGGGCGAGGGAGGGGCCTTTGTCGAGGGCGGACGCATCGCGCCTGGCGGCGTCTTGCCGGTGAACACGAATGGCGGCGGCCTGTCCTGCGTGCACCCCGGGATGTACGGCATCTTCACAGTGATCGAGGCTGCTCGTCAGATCCGTGGCGACGCGCCGGGCATTCAGTCGAAGGATATCGACCTGGCGCTGGCGCATGGCAACGGCGGTGTGCTGTCCAGCCAGGTCACGGCGATACTTGGATCGCAAAACACGCTCTGA
- a CDS encoding MaoC/PaaZ C-terminal domain-containing protein, with the protein MPLDFEALSNWDFEEIEQTLTERDTILYALGLGFGEDPTDKKELAYVYEDGLKAVPSMAVILGYPGFWLRDPKTGVNWQKVLHGEQWLDIYKPLPTHGRIVGRSKIDFIADKGEGKGAVIYQSRDIIDADSGEKLARVAMSAFCRGDGGFGGENQAGPAPAVLPDRAPDHICDIDTLPRQALIYRLSGDFNPLHADPDVARSVGFDRPILHGLATYGLAARAILKTLLDYDSARLVGLDVRFSAPVYPGETVRFEIWEEDGEVRFRASIPARDVVVLNNGAARFA; encoded by the coding sequence ATGCCATTGGATTTCGAGGCACTGTCGAACTGGGACTTTGAGGAAATCGAACAGACGCTGACCGAGCGGGATACCATCCTGTATGCACTCGGCCTTGGGTTCGGCGAGGATCCGACCGACAAAAAGGAGCTGGCCTATGTCTATGAGGACGGGCTCAAGGCAGTTCCCTCGATGGCGGTCATTTTGGGGTATCCCGGCTTCTGGCTGCGCGATCCCAAGACCGGCGTAAACTGGCAAAAAGTGCTGCACGGAGAACAGTGGCTCGACATCTACAAGCCGCTGCCGACACATGGCCGGATTGTCGGCCGCAGCAAGATCGACTTCATCGCCGACAAGGGCGAGGGCAAGGGAGCCGTCATTTACCAAAGCCGTGATATTATCGACGCGGACAGCGGTGAAAAACTGGCGCGCGTGGCGATGTCGGCTTTCTGTCGCGGTGATGGGGGGTTCGGCGGTGAGAACCAGGCAGGTCCGGCACCCGCAGTGCTACCTGACCGGGCGCCTGATCACATATGTGATATCGATACCCTGCCCCGCCAAGCCCTTATTTATCGTCTCAGCGGTGATTTCAATCCGCTTCACGCTGACCCGGATGTGGCCCGTTCTGTCGGGTTCGACCGCCCGATCCTGCATGGTCTGGCGACCTATGGGCTGGCGGCCCGGGCGATTCTAAAGACGTTGCTTGACTATGATTCTGCCCGGCTTGTCGGTCTGGATGTTCGGTTCTCGGCTCCGGTCTATCCCGGCGAAACCGTGCGGTTCGAAATCTGGGAAGAGGACGGCGAGGTCCGGTTTCGAGCGTCTATTCCTGCACGCGACGTGGTTGTTCTGAACAACGGCGCAGCGCGCTTCGCCTGA
- a CDS encoding CaiB/BaiF CoA-transferase family protein, producing MAQPLKDILVLDFSTLLPGPMATLMLSEAGAEVIKFERPGVGEDARQTEPRIDGESIGFAVLNHGKRSVAIDLKSRGAVERLRPLIEKADVLVEQFRPGVMDRLGLGYEALRKINPGLIYCSITGYGQTGPKASAAGHDLNYVGDAGILSLSRGPDDQPTAPFGLVADIGGGTYPAVMNILLALIARQASGQGTHLDIAMAEGAFAFAYWAHAEGVIAGQNIESGCSRLTGGLARYRLYTAADGRQIAVGALEEKFWQSFCDVIGLPVALRDDWSDPNACAAEVARRLREHPSTHWEPLLAAADCCCSVVKTPAEAARGPHFKARDVFGRTVKISGRDAPALPLPIAPEFRSSGNSVGVAATLGEDNTRYGLDQPKTE from the coding sequence ATGGCTCAACCTCTCAAGGATATCCTGGTGCTGGATTTCAGCACCCTTCTTCCCGGTCCGATGGCGACGCTCATGCTGTCCGAGGCCGGCGCCGAAGTGATCAAGTTCGAACGGCCCGGAGTCGGCGAGGACGCGCGCCAAACCGAGCCCAGGATCGACGGAGAGAGCATCGGATTTGCCGTGTTGAACCACGGCAAGCGATCGGTGGCCATCGACCTCAAGTCAAGGGGCGCAGTGGAACGTCTGCGCCCTTTGATCGAGAAGGCCGATGTTCTGGTAGAGCAGTTTCGTCCCGGCGTGATGGACCGGCTGGGGCTTGGTTATGAAGCGTTGCGAAAGATCAATCCCGGTCTCATCTATTGTTCGATCACCGGCTATGGCCAGACCGGACCAAAGGCCAGCGCCGCCGGCCACGATCTCAACTACGTCGGTGATGCGGGTATCCTGTCGCTCAGTCGCGGACCGGATGACCAGCCAACAGCCCCGTTCGGGCTGGTCGCCGATATCGGAGGCGGAACCTATCCTGCGGTGATGAATATCCTGCTGGCCCTGATTGCGCGGCAGGCAAGCGGGCAGGGGACGCATCTGGATATCGCAATGGCCGAGGGGGCGTTCGCCTTTGCCTATTGGGCCCATGCCGAAGGTGTGATTGCCGGGCAGAACATCGAAAGCGGTTGCAGCCGTCTGACGGGTGGCCTGGCCCGTTATCGGCTTTATACGGCTGCGGACGGGCGTCAGATCGCCGTCGGCGCGTTGGAAGAAAAGTTCTGGCAGTCGTTCTGCGATGTCATTGGTTTGCCGGTGGCCCTTCGCGATGACTGGTCCGATCCAAATGCCTGTGCCGCAGAGGTTGCACGTCGTCTGAGGGAACACCCCTCGACCCATTGGGAGCCTTTGCTGGCTGCGGCAGATTGCTGCTGTTCGGTCGTGAAGACGCCCGCCGAGGCGGCGCGTGGCCCGCATTTCAAAGCGCGTGACGTGTTCGGGCGGACCGTAAAAATCTCCGGCCGGGACGCGCCCGCTTTGCCGCTGCCAATTGCCCCGGAGTTCCGTTCTTCCGGAAATTCGGTCGGAGTTGCAGCCACTCTGGGCGAAGACAATACGCGTTATGGCTTGGACCAACCAAAGACAGAGTAA
- a CDS encoding transglutaminase family protein: protein MDKSDDDLPTEAERYVMPSRFVESDSLEVQGFVTSALRDLPVGATNRDKAIRLFEAVRDDIRYDPYCFALDEDSYRASRIAGAEAAFCVPKAILLAACLRAVGIPAALGFADVRNHLNTPKLQELMGTDLFIYHGYVQLWLGNEAYKVTPAFNMELCERFGVKPLVFDGYHDALFHEFDEQNHRHMEYVNDRGLYFDAPMGEFLVAFKQTYPKLEEFNRIRISKDASGYDDGFAKEGAS from the coding sequence ATGGACAAGTCTGACGATGACCTGCCGACTGAAGCTGAGCGTTATGTCATGCCATCGCGCTTTGTGGAAAGCGATAGCTTGGAAGTGCAGGGTTTCGTGACATCGGCTTTGCGTGATCTTCCTGTGGGCGCAACCAATCGAGATAAGGCGATCCGCCTGTTCGAAGCGGTGCGCGACGATATTCGCTATGATCCCTATTGTTTTGCGCTGGATGAGGACTCTTACCGTGCCAGCCGTATCGCTGGGGCGGAAGCGGCGTTTTGCGTTCCCAAGGCAATTCTTCTGGCGGCTTGTTTGCGTGCTGTGGGTATCCCTGCCGCTCTGGGGTTCGCGGATGTGCGCAACCACCTGAATACACCCAAGTTGCAGGAGTTGATGGGGACCGATCTCTTTATCTACCACGGCTATGTTCAGCTGTGGTTGGGGAATGAGGCCTACAAGGTGACACCTGCATTCAACATGGAACTGTGTGAAAGATTCGGGGTCAAACCCCTGGTCTTCGACGGCTATCACGACGCGCTCTTTCATGAGTTCGACGAACAGAATCACCGGCACATGGAATATGTGAACGACCGTGGTCTCTATTTCGACGCGCCGATGGGTGAGTTCCTGGTGGCGTTCAAGCAAACCTATCCGAAGCTGGAAGAATTCAACCGCATCCGAATATCCAAGGATGCGAGCGGATACGATGACGGTTTCGCAAAGGAGGGTGCCTCTTGA
- a CDS encoding MaoC family dehydratase translates to MRYLEDFSPGQVYRFRSAPMSADSIKAFAKEWDPQRLHTDEDYATAIHGSLIASGFQTMLEVFKPVMTEMMVDVANIGGMGFDNLRWLRPVHPNEPLDVELTVNSVTPSKSKPDRGVLHYTLSARNPEGEVVFSTDTPVMIQRKQNDTN, encoded by the coding sequence TTGAGGTATCTGGAAGACTTCTCGCCGGGCCAAGTCTATCGCTTTCGCAGCGCTCCGATGAGCGCGGATTCAATAAAGGCCTTTGCCAAGGAATGGGATCCGCAGCGGCTGCACACCGATGAAGACTATGCAACCGCCATACATGGCAGCCTGATCGCCTCGGGCTTTCAGACCATGCTTGAGGTGTTCAAGCCGGTCATGACCGAGATGATGGTCGATGTTGCCAATATCGGCGGCATGGGCTTTGACAATTTGCGCTGGCTGCGGCCTGTGCACCCGAACGAACCCCTTGATGTCGAACTGACGGTCAACTCGGTCACACCGTCAAAAAGCAAGCCCGACAGAGGTGTTTTGCACTATACGCTCAGCGCCAGAAACCCCGAGGGCGAGGTCGTTTTTTCGACCGACACCCCCGTGATGATCCAGCGAAAACAAAATGACACAAACTGA
- a CDS encoding acyl-CoA dehydrogenase family protein codes for MTQTDILSSEQEDLRLLRESVRTLFERAGGSDRARQLRDAGGGFDPEMVRELAEAGVFGVAVPEDQGGLGMGLAAGGVIAEEVGRVIAPEPVVSTIGLSLGLLRRLCPDHPKMAQLIGGEISLAVAWQERGPDGAPADATCRYADGKLTGSKAWVVGAIGSHGFLVVAEQDDGPVLVLAEADAQGLVIDKRTQADGSSLGELSFSGTPAAELASSGAVLTALAEAVADATALAAAELVGLSERAFEITLDYIKTREQFDKPIGSFQVIQHRAVDLNVMCEVAQAGVREALAQMDSETDPKVRAPIASRAKARAVTAAKKITRDAIQLHGAVGYTDEFDIGLYLNRALVLSAWLGDDAYHRRIWFEAREAEGAAQ; via the coding sequence ATGACACAAACTGATATCCTTTCCAGCGAACAAGAAGACCTTCGCCTGTTGCGCGAGAGCGTGCGCACGTTGTTTGAACGGGCGGGCGGAAGTGACAGAGCCCGACAACTCCGTGATGCCGGGGGCGGTTTCGATCCGGAGATGGTCCGGGAACTGGCCGAGGCCGGTGTTTTCGGCGTGGCGGTGCCCGAAGATCAGGGCGGGCTTGGCATGGGCCTAGCCGCCGGGGGTGTCATCGCCGAGGAAGTCGGCCGTGTGATTGCCCCGGAACCGGTCGTGTCGACGATCGGTCTGAGCCTCGGCCTTCTGCGCCGCCTTTGTCCGGATCATCCGAAGATGGCACAGCTCATCGGCGGCGAAATTTCATTGGCGGTTGCCTGGCAGGAACGCGGCCCCGACGGGGCGCCTGCCGATGCGACCTGCCGATACGCGGACGGAAAGCTGACCGGTAGCAAGGCCTGGGTCGTCGGTGCGATCGGTTCGCACGGGTTCCTTGTCGTGGCCGAACAGGATGATGGTCCGGTTCTGGTTCTGGCTGAGGCAGACGCGCAGGGGCTTGTCATCGACAAGCGGACGCAGGCGGATGGCAGCTCTCTGGGCGAGCTTTCGTTTTCGGGAACTCCGGCCGCGGAATTGGCCAGCAGCGGTGCGGTTCTCACTGCACTGGCCGAGGCTGTCGCCGATGCAACGGCGCTTGCCGCGGCCGAGCTTGTCGGCCTGAGCGAGCGCGCCTTCGAGATCACGCTCGACTACATCAAGACGCGGGAGCAGTTCGACAAGCCGATCGGATCATTCCAGGTCATCCAGCACCGTGCCGTCGACCTCAACGTGATGTGCGAGGTCGCGCAGGCCGGAGTGCGGGAGGCGCTTGCGCAGATGGACAGCGAAACCGATCCGAAGGTTCGGGCCCCGATTGCCAGCCGCGCCAAAGCGCGCGCCGTCACGGCCGCCAAGAAAATCACCCGCGACGCCATCCAGCTGCACGGGGCCGTCGGGTACACGGATGAGTTCGATATCGGGCTCTACCTGAACCGGGCGCTGGTGCTGTCGGCCTGGTTGGGCGACGATGCCTATCACAGGCGGATATGGTTCGAGGCACGCGAAGCAGAGGGGGCAGCACAATGA
- a CDS encoding acyl-CoA dehydrogenase family protein, whose product MTDWNAMTDAEFRKEVRQFFEAEYPEELRHLPHRPKFAEIEHWHRKLHAKGWVAPAWPAEFGGMGLNAAKLLIFYEEQQRWGVNRGRDMGVQMVGPLIIKFGTQEQKDYWLPRILSCEDIWCQGYSEPGAGSDLANLRTRAEIDGDDFVINGQKIWTTMAHDATHIFMLVRSDPDAPKKQQGISFLLAPMDQPGVEVRTITTLSGETEFCEVFFDNARTPRENLVGELNKGWTMAKALLSFERIFIGSPSLAQNALGQLESFARGRGAFDDPVFRDRFAQAALDVEDHAALYARFADQLKRGETLGADVSMLKIWVTECFQRITELMIEAAGPDGGSIGPLQVGNVSVDVLASFYKARPTTIYGGSNEIQRNILSKAVLGLPG is encoded by the coding sequence ATGACCGACTGGAACGCTATGACCGATGCAGAGTTCCGCAAAGAAGTGCGCCAGTTCTTCGAGGCGGAATATCCCGAGGAGCTGCGTCACCTGCCGCACCGACCGAAGTTCGCCGAGATCGAACATTGGCACCGCAAGCTTCACGCCAAGGGCTGGGTCGCGCCAGCCTGGCCCGCTGAATTCGGCGGTATGGGGCTGAACGCCGCCAAGTTGCTGATCTTTTACGAAGAGCAGCAGCGCTGGGGCGTCAATCGCGGCCGCGACATGGGCGTGCAGATGGTCGGGCCGCTGATCATCAAATTCGGCACCCAGGAACAAAAAGATTACTGGCTGCCGCGTATCCTGAGTTGCGAAGATATCTGGTGTCAGGGCTATTCGGAACCCGGCGCCGGGTCCGATCTGGCGAACCTGCGCACACGCGCAGAGATTGACGGCGACGACTTTGTCATCAACGGACAGAAGATCTGGACCACGATGGCGCATGACGCCACGCATATTTTCATGCTGGTGCGCTCCGATCCCGATGCGCCGAAGAAACAGCAGGGCATCAGTTTCCTGCTCGCTCCGATGGATCAACCCGGAGTCGAGGTGCGCACCATCACGACCCTGTCGGGCGAGACCGAGTTTTGCGAGGTCTTCTTTGACAATGCACGGACGCCCCGCGAGAACCTCGTGGGCGAGCTGAACAAGGGTTGGACGATGGCCAAGGCTCTCTTGAGCTTCGAACGCATTTTCATCGGTTCGCCAAGTCTGGCCCAGAACGCTCTGGGACAGCTTGAAAGCTTTGCCCGTGGCCGTGGCGCGTTTGACGATCCGGTGTTCCGTGACCGCTTTGCCCAGGCGGCACTGGATGTGGAAGATCATGCCGCGCTTTATGCCCGTTTTGCAGATCAGCTCAAACGTGGCGAGACGCTCGGTGCGGATGTGTCCATGCTGAAGATTTGGGTGACTGAATGCTTCCAGCGCATCACCGAGCTGATGATCGAAGCAGCCGGTCCCGATGGCGGCTCCATCGGGCCGCTTCAGGTCGGCAACGTAAGTGTCGATGTTCTGGCGAGTTTCTACAAGGCCAGACCTACCACGATCTACGGTGGATCGAACGAAATCCAAAGAAACATCCTGTCCAAGGCCGTCCTGGGACTGCCTGGCTGA
- a CDS encoding enoyl-CoA hydratase/isomerase family protein, translating to MSDRYAKYDKLKFDYPADRVLRITFDRPETFNSVDAETHTQMTDMWIDIDRDPDINSVIVTGAGKAFSAGGDFSLIENMIGNSHEIMKTWKEAKDLVYNIINCNKPIISAINGPAAGAGLVVAILADISIAGKKAKIVDGHPRLGVAAGDVAAIIWPLLTSMAKAKYYLMTCKPVSGEEAERIGLVSMCVEDDELQQIALDTAVELANGSQSAIRWTKYSLNNWLRQAGPIFDASTALEMLGFMSEDVKEGVLSHREKRAPNFRKDCPL from the coding sequence ATGTCGGATCGTTATGCAAAATACGATAAACTGAAATTTGACTACCCGGCGGATCGCGTCCTGCGCATCACGTTCGACCGGCCCGAGACATTCAACTCGGTCGATGCCGAAACCCACACTCAGATGACGGACATGTGGATCGATATCGACCGTGACCCAGACATCAATTCGGTCATCGTGACCGGTGCGGGCAAGGCATTTTCCGCCGGGGGTGATTTCAGCCTGATCGAAAACATGATTGGCAATTCGCACGAGATCATGAAGACGTGGAAAGAAGCCAAGGATCTCGTCTATAACATCATCAACTGCAACAAGCCGATCATTTCCGCGATCAATGGCCCTGCGGCCGGCGCAGGCCTTGTGGTTGCCATCCTGGCCGACATCTCGATCGCCGGAAAGAAGGCCAAGATTGTCGATGGTCATCCCCGCCTTGGTGTTGCCGCCGGTGACGTCGCGGCGATTATCTGGCCGCTGCTGACCTCGATGGCCAAGGCGAAATACTATCTGATGACCTGCAAGCCGGTGTCGGGCGAAGAGGCCGAGCGTATCGGTCTGGTATCAATGTGCGTCGAGGATGACGAGCTGCAGCAGATCGCGCTGGATACAGCCGTCGAACTGGCCAACGGCTCGCAAAGCGCGATTCGCTGGACCAAGTATTCGCTGAACAACTGGCTGCGCCAGGCCGGGCCGATCTTTGATGCGTCGACCGCGCTGGAGATGCTTGGCTTCATGAGCGAGGACGTCAAGGAAGGTGTGTTGTCGCACCGCGAGAAGCGCGCGCCGAACTTCCGTAAGGACTGCCCGCTTTAA
- a CDS encoding phenylacetate--CoA ligase family protein: protein MSDDIYKDIAQAYAAAAEKAPGLKSRFTAAGFDPAAVTSVADLSRLPVMKKEELLKIQRENPPFGGFLASDLKDVGRIYVSPGPIFEPALSDGGGHGLDRLFKAAGVGPGDIILNTWMYHLVPAGLLFDEAAQAAGATVIPGGVGNTELQAQIIAETGVTSICASTAFFLTLADKVIETYGRDAWKVKTAFLGGEMGDWMAKRRRIEAEYGVSTWAAYATADLGLVAYEDGGEGYLVHPDRVVQICDPVSGEQVAHGEPGEVVVTARDATWPMIRFGTGDSAFALESNADGTVSRISALQGRVGAAVKVREIFVYPRVVEEVVIGTPGAKAAQAVVTRENDRDMIRLSLVLEDGSDASAAEAAAADTFKLHARIRADEVNIVSELPENAELIVNQKDR, encoded by the coding sequence ATGTCTGATGATATCTACAAAGATATAGCTCAAGCCTATGCCGCTGCGGCCGAAAAAGCTCCTGGCCTGAAATCGCGATTTACGGCTGCCGGATTCGATCCGGCAGCTGTCACATCGGTGGCGGACCTCTCGCGTCTTCCAGTGATGAAAAAAGAAGAGCTTCTGAAGATCCAGCGCGAGAACCCGCCCTTTGGCGGGTTCCTGGCCTCGGATCTGAAGGATGTCGGGCGGATCTACGTGTCCCCCGGCCCGATTTTCGAACCGGCCCTTTCGGACGGTGGCGGCCACGGCCTTGACCGGCTGTTCAAGGCGGCAGGCGTGGGGCCGGGGGATATCATCCTGAACACCTGGATGTATCATCTGGTGCCCGCGGGGCTTTTGTTCGACGAAGCGGCACAGGCCGCAGGCGCCACGGTGATCCCCGGAGGCGTCGGCAATACGGAGCTTCAGGCACAGATCATCGCCGAAACCGGCGTGACTTCGATCTGCGCTTCGACCGCGTTTTTCCTGACGCTGGCGGACAAGGTGATCGAAACCTATGGCCGCGACGCATGGAAGGTGAAGACAGCCTTCCTCGGCGGTGAGATGGGCGACTGGATGGCCAAGCGCCGCCGGATCGAGGCCGAATACGGCGTGTCCACCTGGGCCGCCTATGCCACCGCCGATCTGGGCCTTGTCGCCTATGAGGATGGCGGCGAAGGCTACCTGGTTCATCCCGACCGCGTGGTGCAGATCTGCGATCCGGTCAGCGGCGAACAGGTCGCTCATGGCGAACCTGGCGAGGTTGTCGTGACCGCGCGCGATGCCACCTGGCCGATGATCCGGTTCGGCACCGGCGACAGCGCCTTTGCCCTGGAAAGCAACGCGGATGGCACCGTCAGCCGGATTTCAGCATTGCAGGGACGGGTCGGGGCAGCGGTCAAAGTGCGCGAGATTTTCGTTTATCCGCGCGTGGTTGAAGAAGTTGTCATCGGCACGCCGGGCGCAAAGGCCGCGCAGGCCGTGGTAACGCGCGAGAACGATCGCGACATGATCCGCCTCTCGCTTGTGCTGGAAGACGGTAGCGACGCTTCCGCCGCAGAAGCAGCCGCCGCTGATACCTTCAAACTGCATGCACGAATTCGTGCTGACGAGGTGAACATTGTTTCGGAACTACCCGAAAATGCAGAACTGATCGTCAACCAAAAAGACCGCTGA
- a CDS encoding FAD-binding oxidoreductase: MTSTSCPASSSAKCSPNPEDLADDYQFIPGQYVTLRRADDIDGVRRCYSVSSGRDDGELRVLVKLLEGGAFSSFVHSELPPGTELDVMTPEGTFGSKIRQGGPRTYLALAPGSGTTPIISIIRSVLATEAGANFILFYGSRTLSSIIFRDELNDLKDTYPGRFSLFHTLTREGTDSPLFSGRLDAEKLRKFSGALFAPAEIEDAFLCGPAEMIQELKTALRDLGVEENRFHDELFAPADADNTATVTLAPLTAEAATGEGVQVTAIHDGTARSFVMTPDQESVVSAAAAGIELPYCCKGAMCSTCRAKVIEGEAEMTLNYALEPW, from the coding sequence GTGACGTCGACATCCTGCCCCGCCAGCAGTTCGGCGAAATGCTCGCCCAATCCCGAAGATCTGGCGGACGACTATCAATTCATCCCGGGCCAGTACGTCACGCTGCGCCGTGCCGATGATATCGATGGTGTGCGGCGATGCTATTCGGTCAGCTCCGGCCGAGACGATGGCGAGTTGCGCGTTCTGGTCAAGCTGCTGGAAGGCGGAGCGTTTTCCTCTTTCGTTCATAGCGAACTGCCACCGGGCACCGAACTTGATGTCATGACGCCCGAAGGCACATTCGGATCAAAGATACGACAAGGCGGACCACGCACCTATCTCGCCCTGGCCCCGGGCAGTGGAACTACTCCAATCATTTCGATCATCCGCTCGGTGCTTGCCACCGAGGCCGGGGCCAACTTCATCCTTTTTTACGGCAGTCGAACGCTAAGTTCCATCATCTTCCGCGACGAATTGAACGATCTCAAGGATACCTATCCCGGACGGTTCTCTCTTTTTCATACACTGACGCGCGAAGGCACCGATTCCCCACTATTCTCGGGCCGGCTTGATGCGGAAAAGCTGCGCAAGTTCTCCGGTGCCCTGTTCGCTCCGGCAGAAATAGAAGATGCTTTTCTTTGCGGCCCCGCCGAGATGATTCAGGAACTCAAGACCGCGCTCCGCGACCTAGGCGTTGAAGAGAACCGTTTTCATGACGAGCTGTTCGCTCCCGCCGATGCTGACAATACCGCCACCGTCACGCTTGCGCCGCTTACGGCGGAAGCCGCCACTGGAGAAGGAGTTCAGGTCACGGCGATCCATGATGGCACCGCCCGCAGCTTTGTGATGACACCTGATCAGGAAAGCGTGGTCTCCGCCGCCGCAGCAGGTATCGAACTACCCTATTGCTGCAAGGGCGCAATGTGTTCCACCTGCCGCGCCAAAGTTATCGAAGGCGAGGCAGAGATGACGCTGAACTATGCTTTGGAGCCTTGGTAG